From the Streptomyces sp. SN-593 genome, the window GTCCTGGCCCCCGCCCGCCACCCCGCAGCACGCTGGGGCCATGACCGCAGACCAGAACCCGAACGAGCAGACGCACGCGCACACGACGGCGGGGACCGCCGCCGACGGGAGGACGATCGCGCTGGTGACCGGCGCGAACAAGGGCATCGGCTACGAGATCGCGGTCGGCCTCGGCGCCCTCGGCTGGAGCGTCGGCGTCGGCGCCCGGGACGACGGGCGTCGGGAGGCCGCCGTCCGCAGGCTCACGGAAGACGGCGTGGACGCGTTCGGCGTCCCCCTCGACGTGACCGACGACGCGAGCGTGGCCGCCGCCGCCCGCCTGATCGAGGAGCGCGCAGGCCGCCTCGACGTCCTCGTCAACAACGCCGGCGTCACCGGCGCCGCGCCCCAGGAACCCACCCGCGTCGCGCTCGACACCGTGCGGACGGCGGTGGAGACGAACGTCATCGGCGTCATCCGCGTCACCAACGCGCTGCTCCCGCTGCTGCGCCGCTCGGCGTCGCCGCGGATCGTCAACATGTCCAGCACCGTCGGCTCGCTGACCCGCCAGACCACGCCCGGCGCCGAGACCGGCCCGATCTCCGCGGCCTACGCGGCCTCGAAGACGTTCCTCAACGCCGTCACCGTGCAGTACGCCAAGGAACTGCGCGACACGGGCATCCTGATCAACGCCGGCTGCCCGGGCTACTGCGCGACCGACCTCAACGGCTTCCGCGGCGTCCGCACCCCGCAGCAGGGCGCGGCGGTCGCGATCCGCCTCGCGTCGCTGCCCGACGGCGGCCCGACCGGGGCGTTCTACGACGACGAGGGCGTGGTGCCCTGGTAGCGGCAGCCGGTCTTCCGGGGCCCCGTACGGTGCCGGGGCGCCCTGCCCGCGCGGGTGGGGCGCGACGGTGGCGTCGGTGGCGCTGCCGGTGACCGGGTGCGCCTCGCCCCCGCGGGTGGGGCGCCCCCGGCCGCCCGCGAAACCCCGCGCAACCCCGTGAAACCCCGCGCGCCGGCGGCGCGGCCCGTGCCAGGATGCTCCGCGTGTCCGATCGCGCGCGCAGCTTCGGGGCGAGGGCGGAGGCGTACGAACGCTTCCGCCCCGGCTACCCGGCCGAGTTGGTCGGCACCGTGGCCGCGTACGCGGGCCGCGCGCCGCGCACCGCGCTGGAGATCGGCGCCGGCACCGGCAAGGCCACCCGCCTGTTCGCCGCCCACGGCGTCGCGGTCACCGCGACCGAACCCGACGGCGCCATGCTCGCCGAGCTGCGCCGCCGCGTCCCGCCCCACGTCCGCACCGTGCAGGCCGCGTTCGAGGACCTGGCGGGGCCCCGGGACCTGCCCGACCCGCGGCCGGACGCCGGTGGGCAAGGCGCCGAGGGGAGCGGCGAGGGCGGCGAAGGCGCGGGCGGGACCGGCGACGGCGGTGACGGTGGCGAAGGCGCGGGCGGGACCGGTGACGGCGGGGGAGCCGTCGCCTTGACGACCTACGACCTGGTCTACGCGGCCGCCGCCCTGCACTGGACCTCCCCGCACGGACGTTGGGCGCGCGTCGCCGCCCTCCTCCGCCCCGGCGGCGTCTTCGCGTGCTTCGGCGGCCCCGTCCGCCTTGCCGACTCCGCCGTCGAGGAGGCGGTCCGCACCGCACGCGCGCCCTTCCTCGACAGCGACGACGTCCCCTCGCCCGACGGCACGCCCCCGGACCACGCCCTCCAGTGGCCGGGCACCGAGCTGCGACGGTCCCCGTGGTTCACCGACGTCGAACAGACGGTGCTGCCCCGCCACGTGACGATGACCGCCGCCGACTACCTCGGCCACCTCTCCACGATCTCCGCCTACCTGCTGCTGCCCGCCCCCGAGCGGCGGTCGGCCTTCCGCGCGATCGCCCGCGTCCTGCCCGCGACGGTCGATCTCACCGCCGACATCCACACCCACCTCGCCCGCCGCGTCCCCACCCCCCACGACCGGCCCGGCGGGTAGCACGGCCCGTTGACCGCCGCCGGTCCACACACAAGGGGCCTGCCGCGGAGGGGATGTGAGCCCGCCGAAGTGTGCCCCCGTGTCCTCCCACGCTGCCCCGGCGCCGCTGGACGCACGGCGGACCGCCCCGGTAGAACGGGACGATCGGCTCGCCGGAGGAGGAGAAGGTGGCTGCTGCCAAGGACAGGGAGACCGGCCGCGCGGAGGGACGCGCGACCGCTCCCGGACGCCGCCCCGCCGCCGCTTCCGCGCCCGCCCCGTCGACGTCACCCGCCGGCGTCCTCCTCGGGTTGCAGCGCACCGCGGGCAACGCCGCCGTCGTCCAGATGCTCCGGGCCGGTGGCCGCCCGGCGGCCCGGGAGGACCACGAGCACGGCGCCGGGTGCGGCCACGGGACGCAGGCGGCCCCGGTGCAGCGCTCCGCCGTCCACTCCGTGCTGCGCGGGGCGGGGCAGCCGCTGGACACCGCCCTGCGCACCGAGATGGAGGCGCGGCTCGGCGCGGACTTCTCCAACGTCCGCGTCCACACCGACAGCGCCGCGCAGCAGTCCGCCGCCGAGTTGGGCGCCCGCGCCTACACCTCGGGCAGCCACGTGGTCATCGGGCCGGACGGCGGCGACAAGCACACCCTCGCGCACGAGTTGACCCACGTCATCCAGCAGCGCCAGGGCCAGGTCGCCGGGACGGACAACGGCCACGGCCTGCGGGTCAGCGACCCCTCCGACCGCTTCGAGCGCGAGGCCGAGGCCAACGCCCACCGGGTGATGGGCGGTCCGGTCCCCACCCGCGGTGACGACGCGGGCGGGACCGCGGCCGGCGGGCTCACCCCGACGGTCTCCCGCGCGATCCAGCGCGCGTACATCGGCCGCCACTACGTGCAGTACGGCGCCACGTCCAACGACGTGGGCACCTACATGCAGGCGGAGCTGCACCCCCGCTCCCTGGGCAAGGGCAGTTCCCCCCGGGTCAAACCCTCGTGGTGGCCGTCCTCGAAGACCACCACCGGCGCCTGGTTCGCCCGCAACATGGTGCAGGGGCACCTGCTCAACGAGAACCTGGGCGGCCCCGGGAACACCCTGACGAACCTGACCCCGCTCACCAAGACCGGGAACTCCAACCACCTCCACTACGCCGAGGCGAACGTGAAGAAGGAGGTCAAGAACGGCAACATCGTGGAGTACGAGGTGATCGCCCACTTCAACGGAGTGACGGGGGCGGAGCTGGGAGCGTCCGGCTCGGTGGCGGCCGACATCGACCAGAACTACCAGTACGTCATCCCGTCGCACCTCGAATGCAACATCCAGGTCTACGACCGCCAGGGCAACGAGCTCTACGGCGAGAGCTGGTACGTCCGCAACACGAAGTAGCCGGCCGACGGTGCGTGACATGCGGTCCGGTGGGACGACCCCGCCCCCCTACAGCGTGGGGAACTCGTCCGCGCGGACAGCCGAGACGAAGGAGTTCCAGGCGTCAGCGGTGAAGGTCAGCGCGGGGCCCTGCGGGTCCTTCGAGTCGCGGACGGGCACGATCCCGGTGTAGCCGTCGGCCACCTCGACACAGCTGTCCGGGTCAGACCCGTTGCTGTAGGACGACTTGCGCCAGGTGGAATTCGACATTTCACGTGCTCCTTTGACCAGTCAGGTGTCCATCGAGGGGACGGAGATGTGAAAATGAGTGTGGGGCGCAAGCGGCTGGATCGGACAGCCACTTGCGCCCCTTTGGCGCGAACCGGTCTCAGGCGGTCGGGAACTCGTTTCCCCGTACCGATGTGACGAAGGCGTTCCAGGCGTCAGCGGTGAAGGTCAGCGCGGGGCCCTGCGGGTCCTTGGAGTCGCGGACGGGCACGATCCCGGCGAAGCCGTCGGCCACCTCGATGCAGCTGTTGGGGTCCGGGCCGTCGCTGTAGGACGACTTGCGCCAGGCGGCCTTGCTCAGGTCTGGGGCGGAACGGGACATGAGGGGTGCTCCTCCAATTTGGCTCGCAGTAGCTCGAGGGACTCGGAGGGCGACAGGGCGGAGTCCCTGAGCTGATCGTAGAACAACGCGAGCTGCTCCACGTCTTCGATCTCCTCGACGAGTTGGCCACTCCAACTGTTCTCCACGTAGGCCACGTTCTGCCCGCTCGGGAGCCAAAGAAGCTTGAGTACCGTGTTGGGGAGGGCGTGCATGCCCACGCGAAACGGCACGATCTGGAGCGAGATATTGGGCCGCTGCGCTGCCTCGATCAGGTGCTCCAACTGCTCCGCCCAGACACCGGGTTCGAGAGGGACCCTCTGGAGCACTGTCTCGTCGAGCAGAGCCCGGTAGTGGACCGGCTTGCTTCCCGCGAGCACAAGCTGCCGGTTCATACGCGCGACGACGCCTTCGGTCACTTGCTCGGCGGTCAGAGACCCTGCGGTGCGCAGCGTGGCATCCGCGTACGCCTTGGTCTGCAACAGCCCGGGGACCGCGCTTCCGTTGAACTCCTGGATCTTCGTGGCGTTCGCTTCCACCCCTGCGAAGTTGCCGTACCTGCTGCGCTTCGACTCCTCCTTGGCCAGCCGCCACAGGTTGGCCAGGTGCTTGCCCGTGCCGTACACCTTGTCCAGTGCCTGTGCGGCCTCCAGCGTGCCGAGGCGGCCGCCCGTCTCCAGGCGGTGGAGGTACGACTGCTCGTAGTTGCAGCGGTCGGCCAGTTCCACGAGGCTCCAGCCATGCATCCGGCGTTGCCGCGCGAGCTCTTCCGCGTACACCACCCGAGCTGAGATAATGCCTTCTGCGAAGCTACTCATCTGAAAAAAGAGCCCTTTCTCCTTGCTCTGACGTGGAGTCAATCCGCGCACTGCGCACGCAGTAGGCCCACGGATTGCGCACTTCCCGTCCGTCGACGGGCATGCCGTGGCTCACCGTGTAGTCGTCTATGTACGGCAACGGCTCACCTCTGCCGATCGTAGAGTGCGCACGGCATTCTTGTTCACGGAACGTCAGGAATCGATCACGGAGAGACCGAACACATGGTGTACCCGGAAGGCACATGGGTGGTGGACACGATGACGGGCGACCTCGGCGAGGTGCTGCGGCAGACCGGTGGACTGCTGTCCCTCCAGCGGCCCGGGCGGCGCGGACTGTGGTCGGCGGACCCCGGGAGCGTACGGCCGGCCAGCGAGCACGAGGTGCGGGCCGAGGCGTGGGCCGGGCCCGAGGCGGAAGAGCCGACGCGTGATCCGTACGGCCCCTGACGTCTCCCTTTGATCGCCCGCTCCGGCCGGGCCGAGTCCGGCAAGGTCCCCGTCTTCCCACCCCCGGGCGGGGCAGGACTCACGGTTTGGTCGCCGACGGCCGGAGCGGGTCTTCTCCTCCCGCGCACTACCGCGCACACCGGTGCGCAGTCCGCGCGGGAAGGACATGTGAACGTGAGCGAGAACGAGAGCGTGAGGAGGTGCGGGACATGCCCGTGCGGCGCGCGCAGCGCTTCATCTGCGGCCGGCGGACCCTGGTGCCGGACGCGTTGGTGCGGACGGTGCTGAGCCTGGCGGCGGACGACGCGTACGCGTACACCCGGGAGGACATGTTCGCGACGCTGGTGTGCACCATCGAGGTGCACAAGGGGCCGGTCCACTACGGTGCGGCGCTCAACCTGCGGGGACCGGAGGCCGGGACGCTGTGGGCGTTGTGGCGGGACGGCGGTGGGCCGAGCGCGGTGCTGGAGATACCGGACTGCCCAGCCGGACGCGAAGTGGACAGCCCGTGCAGCGAGTTCGAGGGCCACTCGGGCGGACACAGCTGGGAACTGGACGATCCGCCCCGGATCGCGACGGCGTTCCCGTTGCGGCGGCAGGCGTGGACGTAGCCGCGTGCCGTACGGCGCCGGCCGCCGAACGCTCCACCGCAGACCGTCGAACCGCCGCAGAGAGGGAACATCCCGCATGATCAGTTTTCCGCCCGCCCCCGCCGAGTTCCCGGAGTTACCCGGACCCGCGCGACGGTGGACCCTCACGGCTGCCGACGGGCGCACCCTCAGCGGCTACCTGCCGCCGTGGGCCGGCGACGACCCGAGCGAACACCACGTTCCCGTCGAGCAGTTGGCCGACCGGCTCGCCGACATCCACCACAGCGCCCGCTTCCCCGGGCAGGCCGTCGCCGTCTACACCGCGGCCGATCCGTCCGGGCGTCCTTCCGAGCAGCAGATCCTCTCCTGCACCATCGACTGCGCGCCCTACGCCCCACTCCCCGACCCCCGCGTCCCGGTAGCCAACGTCCATCTGTGCGAGGAGAGTTGGATCACCGACCTCGACCCCGACGGGCTCCTGCGCCTCGCCGACCTGCTCCGCGCCCAGGCCGACCGCCTGGACCGGGAGATCCGTCCCGCTCTGATCTCCGCTCGTGCCGACTGGGCCGCCCGTGCCCGCTCCGGTGCCGACGGCTCGCCCTGAGAGCGTGGGTGCGGCCCTGGTGAGCCCTCGGAGCGCGTGACGCGGGGACGGTCGGCGGCCGGGGCGAAGACGCCGGGCCCGGGCGGGAACCCGTCGGCGGGCGGGGCGCGTCACAGCCGGTGACACGGGGTAGTGGGGGGTGCGCGAGGGAGAAGAAGAGCCATGCCCGATCCGTCAACGGCCGCCTCGGCGAAGCAACTCGGCGCCCTGCGCACCACGTACCGGCCGGACCGGCGGCCGACGTGGTCGCAGCGGCCCGCCTCCGCGAAGGCGGCGGGCGTGATCGGTGGGGGCGCCGCCGTCGTCGCCGCGGTAGCCGCCGTCGTGGTGGCCACCGCGGCGGCACCCGTCGCGGGCGCGGCCCTGCTCGTCGTGCCGGCGGGCGCGGTCGCGCTCGGCGTCGCGGGCGGACGCGGCGGGCGACGTCGGCCGCGGGGCGGCGAACTGCACTTCTACGAGCACGGGTTGGTGAACGTCGGAGCCGGGAGGGCGGGCCCCGCCGCGGTCCGCTGGGACGAGGCGTCCGTCCTCCAGGACGTCGTCCGGCACACCCGCCACGGGTCGGTCACCCGCACGACGTACCTCTACACGCTCAGCGCCCCGGACGGCACGCGCACCGAGATCTCCGGGGTCGCCGGGGTCGCCGGGGTCGCCGGCGGCAGCGGCGGCACCGAGCGCCCGCAGGAGTGGGGGCGGGCGATCCAGGACCAGGTCATCGCCGCCCAACTCCCGGGCTGCACCGCCGCCTTGCAGCGCGGCGAGACGCTGGCCTTCGGCGACGTCAAGGTGAGCTGGGACGGCATCGTGGCGACGGGCGAACCGGTCGCCTGGTCCCGGTTGCAGGAGATCCGGGTGAAGGACGGCCTGGTGCACCTGCGGGTGGGCGGCAAGTGGCGGGCGCTGACCGGCACGGCCGTCGCCCGCATCCCCAACCACTGCGTCTTCCTCGCCCTCGCCGAGCGGATGCGGGCCGCGGCCCGGTCCTGACGCCAACCTGCCGCCCGTACGGGGTCCGGGCGGGGTCCGGACGAGGCCCGGACAGGGGCCGTACCCCGCCCCGACGCCGCCCGCCCCGACGCCGCCCGGCCCGGACGCGGCCGGGGGACGGGCGCTGCGCGGACGGCGGCGGCGCCGGGTCAGGGCGTCTCGGACCCGGCCGGCGCGGCCTCCCCGCCGGTTCCGTGCGCGGCGCCCGTCCCGTCCGGGCCGCCGTTCTCCCGCCGGTCGCCGTTCTCCCGCGGGTCGTCGGGCCGCAGCGACATCGACGCGAGCAGCCCGAGCTTCTCGGCGCTCTCGGTGCCCCGCTCGGCGTGGTAGATGACGAGCATGATCCCGTCTGTCCCGTTGACCAGCAGCTTCTCCCGGTCGAGGGTGATCGGCCCCACCTGGGGGTGGTCGAAGGTGAGGGAGGCGGTGGTGCGCCGGTTGCCGGCGTCGTGGCGGGCCCACAGCCGGCGGAAGTGCGGGCTGGACACCGACAGCTCGCCGACCAGCTCGATCACGCGCGGGTCGTCGGCGTCGGTGCCGACCGAGTTGCGGAAGCTCGCGACGAGGGCGGCGGTGGTGCGCTCCCAGTACGGGAACATCGCCGCCTCGGCCTCGTCGAGGAAGACGTCCCGCAGCCGGTTGCGGCCCACGGCCAGCCGGGGCGAGAAGGCCGTCGCCAGCGGGTTGGCGGCGAGCACGTCGAGGTAGCGGCCCTCGACGAAGGCCGGCAGGTCGAGTTCCCCCACCAGCCGCGCGGTGCTCGGCGGCACGGCCTCACGCCGCGGGCGCCGGTTCCTGCGGCGGGGCCGGTCGGCCGCGAGCCCGAGCAGGTAGCCGTCGTCGTCCAGCCGCAGCACCCGGGCGATGGCCTGGAGCACCTGGACCGACGGATTGCGGTCGCGGCCCTGTTCCAGGCGCAGGTAGTACTCCGCGCTGATGCCCGCGAGCATCGCGACCTCCTCCCGCCGCAGCCCCGGAACGCGCCGCTGCCCGAGCACCGGGATGCCGGCCTGCTCGGGGGTGACGAGTTCACGACGGGCGCGCAGGTACTCGCCCAGCAGGTTCGTCTCCTTGTCCACGGCTCCCAGCGTAGGGAGCCGGCGCCCGACGTGCCTGTTCCCGCGAGTACCAGTGTCGGGAGGGCACTGTTCCGCCTCCCCCGCGCGCCCGCACGCTGGCAGGGCGGTGATCGGGAGAGCATCGACCGAGGCCCGCGAGCGGGGTACGGGACTCCGGCACGGAACCGTACGGCGTTCTGCGCGCACCCGCGCGGCGGACCGTACGGACGTCGTCGGGTACCACCACAACCGATAGGACAGGAGAGCACGAGGTGTCTCAGCAACGCGTTCTGGTGACCGGGGGGTCCGGATTCATCGGCGGCCACGTCGTCCTGGCGGCACTCGCCCGGGGCTACCGGGTGCGGACCACCGTCCGCTCGCTGGCCCGCGAGGACGCCGTGCGCACCGCCCTGACCGGGGCCGGCATGACGGCCGGCGACCGCCTGGAGTTCGCCGCCGCCGACCTGACGCGCGACGACGGCTGGGCCGCGGCGCTCGACGGCGTCGACCACGTCGTCCACGTCGCCTCACCGGTGATGCCGGGGCACGTCGAGGACGAGCAGCAGCTCATCGTGCCCGCGCGCGAGGGCGCGCTGCGCGTGCTGCGGGCGGCCCGCGACGCCGGCGTGGGACGGGTGGTGCTCACCTCCGCCTTCCACGCGGTCGCGTGGGGGCACCCGCACGACGACCACGTGTTCACCGAGGACGACTGGACCGTCCTCGACGGCCCCGGCACCGACGCGTACGGGCGCAGCAAGACGCTCGCCGAACGCGCGGCCTGGGACTTCACGGCGGAGGGCGGCGGGGCGCCGGAGCTGGTCACGCTGCTCCCGGTCGCGGTGATGGGGCCGCTGCTGGGCGCGGAGATCTCCGGGGCCACCCGCGTGATCCAGCGCCTGCTGTCCGGGCAGGTGCCCGGGCTGCTGAACCTGTACTTCCCGGTGGTGGACGTGCGGGACGTCGCCGCGGCGCACCTCACCGCCGTGACCGCGCCCAAAGCGGCCGGGCAGCGGTTCCTGCTCGGCAGCGACCCGGCGCTGTCGATGGCCGGGATCGCGGACATCCTGCGTACCCGCCTCGGCGAGGCAGCGGCCCGGGTGCCGACGCAGGCCATCCCCGACGAGGCCGTGCACGCCGGGGCGGCGGAGAACCCCGCGCTGCGCGCCGCCGTCCAGGACCTCGGCTACGCCCGCCGCTTCTCCACCGCCCGCGCCCGCGACGTCCTGGGCTGGGACCCCCGCCCGAGCGCGGACGCGGTGGCCGCGGCCGGCCTGAGCCTGACGGAGAAGGGCCTGACCACGCCGTAGTCCGGTCCGCGCCGGCCCGGGCGGCCCTCGGGTTTCGCCCGGTCCGCCCGGTCCGCCCGGTCCGCCCGGCCGCCCGGTCCGCGGGGTTCCGGGCGACTCCCAGGGCCGGCCGCCCGACCGGCGTGTCCGGACGTTCGGCCCGTTCGGCCTGTCCGGCCCGGTGCGGGGGCGTTGTTCGGGAGCCGGTCCGGACCCACCTGTGCTTCCATGCCCGGATGAGCAGCGAGAACCCCCGGGGGCGGGACGGCGGG encodes:
- a CDS encoding DUF397 domain-containing protein: MSNSTWRKSSYSNGSDPDSCVEVADGYTGIVPVRDSKDPQGPALTFTADAWNSFVSAVRADEFPTL
- a CDS encoding helix-turn-helix domain-containing protein; this encodes MDKETNLLGEYLRARRELVTPEQAGIPVLGQRRVPGLRREEVAMLAGISAEYYLRLEQGRDRNPSVQVLQAIARVLRLDDDGYLLGLAADRPRRRNRRPRREAVPPSTARLVGELDLPAFVEGRYLDVLAANPLATAFSPRLAVGRNRLRDVFLDEAEAAMFPYWERTTAALVASFRNSVGTDADDPRVIELVGELSVSSPHFRRLWARHDAGNRRTTASLTFDHPQVGPITLDREKLLVNGTDGIMLVIYHAERGTESAEKLGLLASMSLRPDDPRENGDRRENGGPDGTGAAHGTGGEAAPAGSETP
- a CDS encoding class I SAM-dependent methyltransferase translates to MLRVSDRARSFGARAEAYERFRPGYPAELVGTVAAYAGRAPRTALEIGAGTGKATRLFAAHGVAVTATEPDGAMLAELRRRVPPHVRTVQAAFEDLAGPRDLPDPRPDAGGQGAEGSGEGGEGAGGTGDGGDGGEGAGGTGDGGGAVALTTYDLVYAAAALHWTSPHGRWARVAALLRPGGVFACFGGPVRLADSAVEEAVRTARAPFLDSDDVPSPDGTPPDHALQWPGTELRRSPWFTDVEQTVLPRHVTMTAADYLGHLSTISAYLLLPAPERRSAFRAIARVLPATVDLTADIHTHLARRVPTPHDRPGG
- a CDS encoding SDR family oxidoreductase yields the protein MTADQNPNEQTHAHTTAGTAADGRTIALVTGANKGIGYEIAVGLGALGWSVGVGARDDGRREAAVRRLTEDGVDAFGVPLDVTDDASVAAAARLIEERAGRLDVLVNNAGVTGAAPQEPTRVALDTVRTAVETNVIGVIRVTNALLPLLRRSASPRIVNMSSTVGSLTRQTTPGAETGPISAAYAASKTFLNAVTVQYAKELRDTGILINAGCPGYCATDLNGFRGVRTPQQGAAVAIRLASLPDGGPTGAFYDDEGVVPW
- a CDS encoding DUF4157 domain-containing protein: MAAAKDRETGRAEGRATAPGRRPAAASAPAPSTSPAGVLLGLQRTAGNAAVVQMLRAGGRPAAREDHEHGAGCGHGTQAAPVQRSAVHSVLRGAGQPLDTALRTEMEARLGADFSNVRVHTDSAAQQSAAELGARAYTSGSHVVIGPDGGDKHTLAHELTHVIQQRQGQVAGTDNGHGLRVSDPSDRFEREAEANAHRVMGGPVPTRGDDAGGTAAGGLTPTVSRAIQRAYIGRHYVQYGATSNDVGTYMQAELHPRSLGKGSSPRVKPSWWPSSKTTTGAWFARNMVQGHLLNENLGGPGNTLTNLTPLTKTGNSNHLHYAEANVKKEVKNGNIVEYEVIAHFNGVTGAELGASGSVAADIDQNYQYVIPSHLECNIQVYDRQGNELYGESWYVRNTK
- a CDS encoding NAD-dependent epimerase/dehydratase family protein, which translates into the protein MSQQRVLVTGGSGFIGGHVVLAALARGYRVRTTVRSLAREDAVRTALTGAGMTAGDRLEFAAADLTRDDGWAAALDGVDHVVHVASPVMPGHVEDEQQLIVPAREGALRVLRAARDAGVGRVVLTSAFHAVAWGHPHDDHVFTEDDWTVLDGPGTDAYGRSKTLAERAAWDFTAEGGGAPELVTLLPVAVMGPLLGAEISGATRVIQRLLSGQVPGLLNLYFPVVDVRDVAAAHLTAVTAPKAAGQRFLLGSDPALSMAGIADILRTRLGEAAARVPTQAIPDEAVHAGAAENPALRAAVQDLGYARRFSTARARDVLGWDPRPSADAVAAAGLSLTEKGLTTP
- a CDS encoding helix-turn-helix domain-containing protein, which gives rise to MSSFAEGIISARVVYAEELARQRRMHGWSLVELADRCNYEQSYLHRLETGGRLGTLEAAQALDKVYGTGKHLANLWRLAKEESKRSRYGNFAGVEANATKIQEFNGSAVPGLLQTKAYADATLRTAGSLTAEQVTEGVVARMNRQLVLAGSKPVHYRALLDETVLQRVPLEPGVWAEQLEHLIEAAQRPNISLQIVPFRVGMHALPNTVLKLLWLPSGQNVAYVENSWSGQLVEEIEDVEQLALFYDQLRDSALSPSESLELLRAKLEEHPSCPVPPQT
- a CDS encoding DUF6585 family protein, yielding MPDPSTAASAKQLGALRTTYRPDRRPTWSQRPASAKAAGVIGGGAAVVAAVAAVVVATAAAPVAGAALLVVPAGAVALGVAGGRGGRRRPRGGELHFYEHGLVNVGAGRAGPAAVRWDEASVLQDVVRHTRHGSVTRTTYLYTLSAPDGTRTEISGVAGVAGVAGGSGGTERPQEWGRAIQDQVIAAQLPGCTAALQRGETLAFGDVKVSWDGIVATGEPVAWSRLQEIRVKDGLVHLRVGGKWRALTGTAVARIPNHCVFLALAERMRAAARS
- a CDS encoding DUF397 domain-containing protein — protein: MSRSAPDLSKAAWRKSSYSDGPDPNSCIEVADGFAGIVPVRDSKDPQGPALTFTADAWNAFVTSVRGNEFPTA
- a CDS encoding DUF6907 domain-containing protein — translated: MISFPPAPAEFPELPGPARRWTLTAADGRTLSGYLPPWAGDDPSEHHVPVEQLADRLADIHHSARFPGQAVAVYTAADPSGRPSEQQILSCTIDCAPYAPLPDPRVPVANVHLCEESWITDLDPDGLLRLADLLRAQADRLDREIRPALISARADWAARARSGADGSP